The Primulina tabacum isolate GXHZ01 chromosome 16, ASM2559414v2, whole genome shotgun sequence genome window below encodes:
- the LOC142528766 gene encoding putative xyloglucan 6-xylosyltransferase 5, which translates to MGSESPFAAQKRTSSALPTTVAASNGGARGRAAALLPRGRQINKTFNNIKITILCGFVTILVLRGTIGIGNLVSYEAEAENQNLQEEINRILSEIRSDKDPDDQAEEFFNPNITFTLGPKIDSWDGDRKAWLEKNPLFPNYVNGKPRILLVTGSPPNPCDNAIGDHYLLKAAKNKIDYCRIHGIEIVYNMAHLDKELAGYWAKLPLIRGLMLAHPEVEWVWWMDSDALFTDMAFEIPVFKYKDYNMVIHGYPDLLFDQKSWIALNTGSFLFRNCQWSLDLLDVWAPMGPKGPVRVEAGKILTANLKGRPAFEADDQSALIYVLLSQKDKWMNKVFVENSYYLHGYWEGLVDRYEEMIEKYHPGLGDDRWPFVTHFVGCKPCGSYGDYPVERCLKSMERAFNFADNQVLNLYGFRHRGLVSPNIKRIRNETVTPLVYVDQFDFRHSVHQKGENGS; encoded by the coding sequence ATGGGTTCTGAAAGCCCGTTTGCAGCTCAGAAACGGACTTCTAGCGCGCTCCCGACGACAGTCGCCGCCTCCAACGGCGGAGCTCGTGGCCGTGCTGCCGCTCTCCTCCCACGTGGTCGGCAGATCAATAAAACCTTCAACAACATCAAGATCACGATACTATGTGGATTCGTTACTATTCTCGTACTCCGCGGCACGATTGGTATCGGCAACCTTGTGTCCTATGAAGCGGAAGCTGAAAATCAGAATCTCCAGGAAGAAATCAATCGGATCCTCTCCGAGATTCGTTCGGACAAGGACCCGGATGACCAAGCCGAGGAGTTTTTCAACCCGAACATAACTTTCACTTTAGGGCCGAAAATCGATAGCTGGGATGGAGACAGAAAGGCATGGCTTGAAAAGAATCCGCTCTTTCCCAATTATGTTAATGGAAAACCTCGGATTTTGCTTGTCACAGGATCCCCACCAAACCCTTGTGATAATGCGATCGGAGATCATTATTTGTTGAAAGCTGCAAAGAACAAGATTGATTATTGCAGAATACATGGGATCGAGATTGTGTATAACATGGCTCATTTAGATAAGGAATTGGCAGGGTATTGGGCTAAGTTGCCGTTGATTCGAGGGTTGATGTTGGCTCATCCTGAGGTGGAGTGGGTTTGGTGGATGGATAGTGATGCTTTGTTTACTGATATGGCATTTGAGATACCGGTATTTAAGTACAAGGATTATAATATGGTTATCCATGGTTACCCTGATCTGTTGTTTGATCAGAAATCGTGGATCGCGTTGAACACTGGTAGTTTCTTGTTCCGAAATTGTCAGTGGTCATTGGACTTGTTGGATGTTTGGGCTCCAATGGGCCCCAAGGGTCCTGTTCGTGTGGAGGCTGGCAAGATCTTGACAGCAAATTTGAAGGGTCGGCCAGCATTCGAGGCAGATGATCAATCTGCATTGATATACGTGCTGCTTTCACAAAAGGATAAGTGGATGAATAAGGTTTTTGTTGAGAACTCGTATTATTTGCATGGATATTGGGAGGGTCTAGTGGACCGATACGAGGAAATGATTGAGAAATACCACCCGGGACTGGGTGATGACAGGTGGCCATTTGTGACACATTTCGTTGGTTGCAAACCTTGCGGTAGTTATGGGGATTATCCGGTTGAGAGGTGTTTGAAGAGCATGGAGAGGGCTTTCAACTTTGCGGATAATCAAGTTTTGAACTTGTATGGCTTTAGGCATAGGGGATTGGTGAGCCCCAATATAAAAAGGATTAGGAATGAGACTGTTACTCCTTTGGTGTATGTAGATCAGTTTGATTTTCGACATTCAGTTCATCAAAAGGGTGAAAATGGGAGTTAG